Proteins encoded by one window of Streptacidiphilus sp. PB12-B1b:
- a CDS encoding BTAD domain-containing putative transcriptional regulator: MRFGILGSTRAWTGAGDAAALGGSGRRALLVLLALDAGRTVPVQRLVDGLYGERPPAGVGNALQSQVSRLRAALRRPGEPDPIVGDRAGYRLAVEPDAVDAHRFVRLAAQGRRALLADDPATASALLGEALALWRGPALADIADAPFAAAQTIRLEEARLTATEDLLRTELALGRHHEAVAELRELVAAHPLRERLSALLVLALHGDGRRAEALDAYAQARDALVDALGADPGSELAEAQLVVLRGGQQQDPETKEVTYRHLSLPVQLNGMVGRAGELARIQELLQRVRLLVVTGPGGAGKTRVAVEAAARHPGDSCFADLSGLTEGDSLPTAVLGALGLRGSALRGQAEGPTPQARLTAALTDRHLLLVLDNCEHLVADAARFAAELLAACPGLRILATSREALGITGEQLLPLPPLPGEAAVQLFHERATAVQPDFDPRREAEPVAEICDRLDGLPLAIELAAARLRVLTTRQIVARLDDRFRLLTGGSRTARPRQQTLRAVVDWSWELLPQAERAVLRRASVLSGGWTLTAAEAVCADAGAEAGAGPGVGPDDVLALIAALVDKSLVTAQQPEHPGGEVRYRLLQTVRAYAAERLDESGERQRAEQAHLEHFLGLAATANPLLRTAEQLDWLHRLAADDDNLHAALRRADTRTALRMVGELSPYWMLRGLRYEGASHARRVLEALDPGPVPGLEEEYAICVILAVSIEDDHGALSGHLAAGERLMLELRRTPRRNPTLVLLWAPYSGIPEDFDQLTPQEADLWSADPWHRGLVHLSGGFRHWYLNGDSAAAVREFGACVALYRELGDRWGQILGLNELSVVTHASGDRARSRMLSAEALRLAEELGSTEDIADLLCGRAERALRDGDVDAAEADCERAVGLFQHIGSAAGIPRARLCQAAAARLRGDLDAAATLCRTALDAAPPGWFGGVWLRVDARVELARIALAAGDAATAHRWFREALPPGVDVRNLPALADAAEALAGLALVEGEPAHAARLQGVSEALRRGAAPADQDHQRFRAQARAALGDADYARAHARGAALIPAEAVAALVSHAQRQQPPPTGDSSRRTDPAR; this comes from the coding sequence GTGAGATTCGGCATCCTCGGCAGCACCCGGGCCTGGACCGGCGCGGGCGATGCCGCAGCCCTCGGCGGGAGCGGGCGGCGGGCCCTGTTGGTCCTGCTGGCCCTGGACGCCGGGCGGACCGTCCCCGTACAGCGCCTGGTCGACGGCCTGTACGGCGAGCGGCCGCCGGCCGGGGTCGGCAACGCGCTGCAGTCCCAGGTCTCCCGGCTGCGCGCCGCGCTGCGCCGCCCCGGCGAGCCCGACCCGATCGTCGGCGACCGCGCCGGATACCGCCTCGCCGTCGAGCCGGACGCGGTGGACGCCCACCGTTTCGTCCGGCTGGCCGCGCAGGGCCGCCGGGCACTGCTCGCGGACGACCCGGCCACCGCCTCCGCACTGCTGGGCGAAGCGCTGGCGCTGTGGCGCGGCCCGGCCCTGGCCGACATCGCCGACGCCCCGTTCGCCGCCGCGCAGACCATCCGGCTGGAGGAGGCACGGCTGACCGCGACCGAGGACCTGCTGCGGACGGAGCTGGCCCTCGGGCGTCACCACGAGGCCGTCGCCGAGTTGCGCGAGCTGGTCGCCGCCCACCCGCTGCGCGAACGCCTCAGCGCCCTGCTGGTGCTGGCCCTGCACGGTGACGGCCGCCGGGCCGAGGCGCTGGACGCCTACGCGCAGGCCAGGGACGCCCTGGTCGACGCCCTCGGGGCCGACCCCGGAAGCGAGTTGGCGGAAGCCCAGCTCGTCGTGCTGCGCGGTGGCCAGCAACAGGATCCGGAGACAAAGGAGGTGACCTACCGTCATCTGTCGCTGCCGGTGCAGCTCAACGGGATGGTCGGGCGAGCAGGGGAGTTGGCCCGGATCCAGGAGTTGCTGCAGCGCGTTCGGCTGCTCGTGGTCACCGGCCCCGGCGGCGCGGGCAAGACCCGGGTCGCGGTCGAGGCCGCCGCCCGCCACCCGGGCGACAGCTGCTTCGCCGACCTCTCCGGGCTGACCGAGGGCGACAGCCTGCCGACGGCCGTCCTCGGCGCCCTCGGACTGCGTGGCTCGGCCCTGCGCGGCCAGGCCGAGGGGCCGACCCCGCAGGCCCGGCTCACCGCCGCGCTGACCGATCGTCACCTGCTGCTGGTGCTGGACAACTGCGAGCACCTGGTGGCGGACGCTGCCCGGTTCGCCGCCGAACTCCTGGCCGCGTGCCCCGGCTTGCGCATCCTGGCCACCAGCCGTGAGGCCCTCGGCATCACCGGCGAACAGCTGCTGCCGCTGCCGCCGCTGCCGGGGGAGGCCGCCGTCCAGCTGTTCCATGAGCGCGCCACGGCCGTACAGCCCGACTTCGACCCCAGGCGAGAGGCCGAGCCGGTCGCCGAGATCTGCGACCGGCTCGACGGGCTTCCGCTGGCCATCGAGCTGGCGGCGGCCCGGCTCAGGGTATTGACGACACGTCAGATCGTGGCCCGACTGGACGACCGGTTCCGGCTGCTCACCGGCGGCAGCCGCACCGCCCGCCCCCGGCAGCAGACCCTGCGTGCCGTGGTCGACTGGAGCTGGGAACTGCTGCCGCAGGCCGAACGCGCGGTGCTGCGCCGGGCGTCGGTCCTCTCGGGCGGGTGGACGCTGACGGCCGCCGAAGCCGTCTGCGCCGACGCTGGTGCCGAAGCCGGTGCCGGGCCGGGCGTCGGACCGGACGATGTGCTCGCGCTGATCGCCGCGCTGGTGGACAAGTCCCTGGTCACCGCTCAGCAGCCGGAGCATCCCGGGGGCGAGGTGCGCTACCGGCTGCTGCAGACCGTCCGTGCCTACGCCGCCGAACGGCTGGACGAGTCCGGCGAGCGGCAGCGTGCCGAACAGGCCCACCTGGAGCACTTCCTGGGGCTGGCCGCCACCGCCAATCCGCTTCTGCGCACCGCCGAGCAACTCGACTGGCTACACCGGCTCGCCGCCGACGACGACAACCTGCACGCGGCGCTGCGCCGCGCCGACACCCGCACCGCCCTGCGGATGGTCGGCGAACTCTCTCCCTACTGGATGCTGCGCGGCCTGCGCTACGAGGGTGCGTCGCACGCCCGCCGGGTGCTGGAGGCGCTCGATCCTGGCCCCGTGCCCGGCCTGGAGGAGGAGTACGCCATCTGCGTCATCCTCGCCGTCTCCATCGAGGACGACCACGGGGCCCTGTCCGGCCATCTCGCCGCCGGCGAGCGGCTGATGCTGGAGCTGCGCCGCACCCCCCGGCGCAACCCCACCCTGGTGCTGCTCTGGGCCCCGTACAGCGGAATCCCCGAGGACTTCGACCAACTCACCCCGCAGGAAGCCGACTTGTGGTCGGCCGATCCCTGGCACCGGGGCCTGGTCCACCTCAGCGGCGGCTTCCGGCACTGGTACCTGAACGGCGACTCGGCAGCCGCCGTACGCGAGTTCGGCGCCTGCGTCGCGCTCTACCGGGAGCTGGGCGACCGTTGGGGCCAGATCCTGGGCCTCAACGAACTCTCGGTCGTCACCCACGCCTCGGGCGACCGCGCCCGCTCCCGGATGCTGTCCGCCGAGGCGCTGCGGCTGGCCGAGGAGTTGGGCTCCACCGAGGACATCGCCGATCTGCTCTGCGGCCGGGCCGAACGCGCCCTGCGCGACGGGGACGTGGACGCCGCCGAGGCCGACTGCGAGCGGGCGGTGGGGCTGTTCCAGCACATCGGCTCCGCCGCCGGCATTCCCCGGGCCCGGCTCTGCCAGGCCGCCGCCGCCCGGCTCCGCGGCGATCTGGACGCCGCGGCCACGCTCTGCCGGACCGCCCTGGACGCCGCACCGCCCGGCTGGTTCGGCGGCGTCTGGCTGCGGGTGGATGCCCGGGTCGAACTCGCGCGCATCGCCCTGGCGGCGGGCGACGCAGCCACCGCGCACCGCTGGTTCCGCGAGGCGCTGCCGCCGGGGGTGGACGTACGCAACCTTCCGGCCCTGGCCGACGCCGCCGAGGCCCTGGCCGGGCTCGCGCTGGTCGAGGGCGAGCCGGCGCACGCCGCCCGCCTGCAGGGGGTGTCCGAGGCGCTGCGGCGCGGCGCTGCCCCCGCCGACCAGGACCACCAGCGCTTCCGCGCCCAGGCGCGGGCCGCTCTCGGGGACGCCGACTACGCCCGCGCCCACGCCCGGGGCGCGGCCCTGATCCCGGCCGAAGCCGTCGCCGCACTGGTCTCCCACGCCCAGCGGCAGCAGCCCCCGCCGACCGGGGACTCCAGCCGGCGGACAGACCCAGCCCGCTAG
- a CDS encoding carbohydrate ABC transporter permease, translating to MTVTDAAPRRRTRPTTRRATGRPTRRRRLSRADRVVLTLMAGVPLLLTLSFVWVPALLSIVLSFSSWPGIGGVSSIKWVGLQNYHNIFTIYPEFYPALQHNLIWLLVFFCLPAPAGLFLAVQLDKQIRFSRVYQSVLFLPVVLSLALIGFMTELIFSPTQGLLNNLTGHAAQNDMIDWLGNPHLNIWAVLLMACWRQTGYVMIMYLAGLKSVDPSMKEAAALDGAGQWQTFRHVVWPALRPINVVVLVITVIESLRAFDIVYVINQGTDGLELLSVLVTDNIIGEASRIGFGSALATILLLISMAFIVPYLITIFRKDGEE from the coding sequence ATGACCGTAACGGACGCCGCCCCCCGGCGGCGCACCCGGCCGACCACCCGCAGGGCCACCGGACGGCCCACCCGGCGCCGACGCCTGTCCCGCGCCGACCGGGTGGTCCTGACGCTGATGGCGGGGGTGCCGCTGCTGCTCACCCTCTCCTTCGTCTGGGTTCCGGCCCTGCTGTCGATCGTCCTGTCCTTCTCCAGCTGGCCGGGCATCGGCGGGGTCTCGTCCATCAAGTGGGTCGGCCTGCAGAACTACCACAACATCTTCACCATCTACCCGGAGTTCTATCCGGCGCTCCAGCACAACCTGATCTGGCTGCTGGTCTTCTTCTGCCTGCCCGCCCCGGCCGGCCTCTTCCTGGCCGTGCAACTCGACAAGCAGATCCGCTTCTCCCGGGTCTACCAGAGCGTGCTCTTCCTGCCGGTGGTGCTCTCGCTCGCCCTGATCGGGTTCATGACCGAGCTGATCTTCTCGCCCACCCAGGGCCTGCTCAACAACCTCACCGGGCACGCCGCCCAGAACGACATGATCGACTGGCTGGGCAACCCGCACCTCAACATCTGGGCGGTGCTGCTGATGGCCTGCTGGCGGCAGACCGGCTACGTCATGATCATGTACCTGGCCGGGCTGAAAAGCGTGGACCCCTCGATGAAGGAGGCCGCCGCGCTGGACGGCGCGGGCCAGTGGCAGACCTTCCGGCACGTGGTCTGGCCCGCCCTGCGGCCCATCAACGTCGTCGTCCTGGTCATCACCGTCATCGAGTCGCTGCGCGCCTTCGACATCGTCTACGTCATCAACCAGGGCACCGACGGGCTGGAGCTGCTGTCGGTGCTGGTCACCGACAACATCATCGGCGAGGCCAGCCGCATCGGCTTCGGCTCGGCGCTGGCCACCATCCTGCTGCTCATCTCGATGGCCTTCATCGTGCCCTACCTGATCACCATCTTCCGGAAGGACGGAGAGGAATGA
- a CDS encoding carbohydrate ABC transporter permease has product MSATTAVPPTAAAPAGPTPRRPLRIGRLGLHLFLVGTSVIWLAPLLYAFYTALRPYTDTEKYGYVSVGGHYGFGNFTAAWSQADLPLYFWNSVLITVPALVLTLFLASMVAFVVSRYRFRINVALLMVFTAGNLLPQQAIITPLYKIYQLIPLPLWLSDSGKMDDSYLGLILIHVAFQTGFCAFVLANYMRTIPTELGEAAVVDGASAWRQYWQIILPLCRPVLAALATLEFTWIYNDFFWATVLMQTGDKRPITAALNNLAGQFFVNNNLISAAALIVAVPTLIVFFLLQKQFVSGLTLGANKG; this is encoded by the coding sequence ATGAGCGCGACAACCGCCGTACCCCCGACGGCTGCCGCCCCGGCCGGGCCCACGCCGCGCCGCCCGCTCCGGATCGGCCGCCTCGGCCTGCACCTCTTCCTGGTCGGCACCTCGGTCATCTGGCTGGCCCCGCTGCTGTACGCCTTCTACACCGCGCTGCGGCCCTACACCGACACCGAGAAGTACGGCTACGTCTCCGTCGGCGGCCACTACGGCTTCGGCAACTTCACCGCCGCCTGGAGCCAGGCCGACCTGCCGCTGTACTTCTGGAACTCCGTGCTCATCACCGTCCCGGCGCTGGTGCTGACGCTGTTCCTGGCCAGCATGGTCGCCTTCGTGGTCTCCCGCTACCGGTTCCGGATCAATGTGGCGCTGCTGATGGTCTTCACCGCCGGGAACCTGCTGCCGCAGCAGGCCATCATCACCCCGCTCTACAAGATCTACCAGCTGATCCCGCTGCCGCTGTGGCTCTCCGACTCCGGCAAGATGGACGACTCCTACCTCGGCCTGATCCTCATCCACGTGGCCTTCCAGACCGGCTTCTGCGCCTTCGTCCTGGCCAACTACATGCGCACCATCCCCACCGAACTCGGCGAGGCCGCCGTGGTCGACGGCGCCTCGGCCTGGCGCCAGTACTGGCAGATCATCCTGCCGCTGTGCCGCCCGGTGCTCGCGGCGCTGGCCACCCTGGAGTTCACCTGGATCTACAACGACTTCTTCTGGGCCACCGTCCTCATGCAGACCGGCGACAAACGCCCGATCACCGCCGCCCTCAACAACCTCGCCGGCCAGTTCTTCGTCAACAACAACCTCATCTCCGCCGCCGCCCTGATCGTCGCCGTCCCCACCCTGATCGTCTTCTTCCTCCTGCAGAAGCAGTTCGTCTCCGGGCTGACGCTGGGCGCCAACAAGGGCTGA
- a CDS encoding ABC transporter substrate-binding protein — translation MGAGALAVPSLLTACGKGTSSAGGGGSNSKVVTYGSNAAVPQPKGAYETLFAQAQKVTGYTVDVNWVDHNTFQQNITTYLQGNPQDAFDWFAGERMQFFAAQGLCDQIDDVWAKIGGNYTDAMKAQSKGSDGHYYFVPFDYYPWAVYYSKSLWAAKGYTAPTTWDEFITLAAKMKTDGLIPLAFTDKDGWPAMGTFDYLNMRINGYDFHIDLMRNGTSWNTPQVKAVFDQWKQLIPYYSPGFLGLTWQEGATQLLNKQAGMMVLGLDQIGTIFTGAKADDLGFFAFPEINPAYGQDSVEAPIDGMMLSKSPKNRAGAVALLEYLGTAPAQQLWLAADPADIATANGVDTSKYTQPQTDSVTLIQKASHISQFMDRDTRPDFADPVMLPAIQQFLDNPGNIGSILSNIDKQAKSIWASNG, via the coding sequence ATGGGCGCGGGAGCGCTCGCCGTCCCGTCCCTGCTCACCGCCTGCGGCAAGGGGACGTCCAGCGCCGGCGGGGGCGGCAGCAACAGCAAGGTGGTGACCTACGGCTCCAATGCGGCCGTCCCGCAGCCCAAGGGCGCCTACGAGACGCTGTTCGCGCAGGCCCAGAAGGTCACCGGCTACACCGTGGACGTCAACTGGGTGGACCACAACACCTTCCAGCAGAACATCACCACCTACCTGCAGGGCAATCCGCAGGACGCGTTCGACTGGTTCGCCGGCGAGCGGATGCAGTTCTTCGCCGCCCAGGGCCTCTGCGACCAGATCGACGACGTCTGGGCGAAGATCGGCGGCAACTACACCGACGCCATGAAGGCCCAGAGCAAGGGCAGCGACGGGCACTACTACTTCGTCCCGTTCGACTACTACCCGTGGGCCGTGTACTACAGCAAGAGCCTGTGGGCGGCCAAGGGCTACACCGCGCCCACCACCTGGGACGAATTCATCACGCTGGCTGCCAAGATGAAGACCGACGGGCTGATCCCGCTGGCCTTCACCGACAAGGACGGCTGGCCCGCGATGGGCACCTTCGACTACCTGAACATGCGCATCAACGGCTACGACTTCCACATCGACCTGATGCGCAACGGCACCAGCTGGAACACCCCGCAGGTCAAGGCCGTCTTCGACCAGTGGAAGCAGCTCATCCCCTACTACTCGCCGGGCTTCCTGGGCCTGACCTGGCAGGAGGGCGCCACCCAACTGCTGAACAAGCAGGCCGGGATGATGGTGCTCGGCCTCGACCAGATCGGCACCATCTTCACCGGCGCCAAGGCCGACGACCTGGGCTTCTTCGCCTTCCCGGAGATCAACCCGGCCTACGGCCAGGACTCGGTCGAGGCGCCCATCGACGGCATGATGCTGTCCAAGTCGCCGAAGAACCGGGCCGGCGCGGTCGCCCTGCTGGAGTACCTGGGCACCGCCCCCGCGCAGCAGCTGTGGCTGGCCGCCGACCCGGCCGACATCGCCACCGCCAACGGCGTGGACACCTCCAAGTACACCCAGCCGCAGACCGACTCCGTGACGCTCATTCAGAAAGCCTCACACATCTCGCAGTTCATGGACCGCGACACCCGCCCCGACTTCGCCGACCCGGTGATGCTCCCGGCGATCCAGCAGTTCCTGGACAACCCGGGGAACATCGGCAGCATCCTCTCCAACATCGACAAGCAGGCCAAGTCGATCTGGGCCAGCAACGGCTGA
- a CDS encoding TetR/AcrR family transcriptional regulator: protein MARPRNPLLSRERIVSAALDLVDAEGLAALSTRRLAAGLGVSGPSLYNHFATKDALLDAVVDHVVGEVDLSMWQGPGVPEATGWSGALLAWARSYRAALVAHPNLVPVLAQGPGRRANALRLADAVFGGLVDAGWPKADATRIGALMRYFVFGSALGSFAAGFVDDRQLYSEGYPHLGEAHLLAERQRQVDEGAFEAGLSALVEGLTLQYARLGAPGRNG from the coding sequence GTGGCCCGGCCGCGCAACCCACTGCTGAGCCGTGAGCGCATCGTCTCCGCGGCGCTGGACCTGGTCGACGCCGAGGGCCTGGCCGCGCTCTCCACCCGCCGCCTCGCCGCCGGTCTGGGCGTCAGCGGCCCCTCGCTGTACAACCACTTCGCCACCAAGGACGCCCTGCTGGACGCGGTGGTGGACCATGTCGTCGGCGAGGTGGACCTGTCCATGTGGCAGGGCCCTGGCGTCCCGGAGGCAACGGGCTGGAGCGGCGCGCTGCTGGCCTGGGCCCGCTCGTACCGGGCGGCGCTGGTCGCGCACCCCAACCTGGTGCCGGTGCTGGCCCAGGGGCCGGGCCGGCGCGCCAACGCGCTCCGGCTGGCCGACGCGGTCTTCGGCGGCCTGGTCGACGCCGGGTGGCCCAAGGCCGACGCCACCAGGATCGGCGCGCTCATGCGCTACTTCGTGTTCGGTTCTGCGCTGGGCTCGTTCGCGGCCGGGTTCGTCGACGACCGGCAGCTCTACTCCGAGGGTTACCCGCACCTCGGCGAGGCCCACCTGCTGGCCGAGCGCCAACGGCAGGTGGACGAGGGCGCGTTCGAGGCCGGACTGTCCGCGCTGGTCGAGGGTCTGACGCTGCAGTACGCCCGGCTGGGCGCGCCCGGCCGCAACGGCTGA
- a CDS encoding acetyl-CoA C-acyltransferase has protein sequence MRPVYFAAARRTPVGRLRGALSTVRPDDLAAAAVRAVLDSVPALDPARIDDVYWGAANQAGEDNRNVARMAVLLAGIPDSVPGATLNRLCASGMEAVTAAARTIAAGEAEVVLAGGSESMSRAPFVLPRAEQALPLGAEIFDTKLGWRMTNPRMRELHGVLSMGETAEEVAVRHNITREQQDAFALRSHQRAADARKDGLFDAEIVPVTLADGSVVSEDESIRPDTTLEKLATLKPVFRKGGTVTAGNSSPMNDGAAGLLLVSEEALADLGLEPLGRYVAGASAGVDPDVMGMGPVPAVRRVLDRTGRSVDDLGTAEFNEAFAAQALACVRQLGVDPELVNPQGGAIALGHPLGGSGARILTTLLHRMGRTGVRHGLATMCVGVGQGTAVLVDRD, from the coding sequence ATGCGCCCCGTCTACTTCGCCGCCGCCCGGCGCACCCCCGTCGGCCGCCTGCGCGGAGCCCTGTCCACCGTCCGCCCGGACGACCTCGCCGCCGCCGCGGTCCGGGCCGTGCTGGACAGCGTCCCGGCCCTGGACCCGGCCAGGATCGACGACGTCTACTGGGGCGCCGCCAACCAGGCCGGGGAGGACAACCGCAACGTCGCGCGCATGGCCGTGCTGCTGGCGGGCATCCCGGACAGCGTGCCCGGCGCCACCCTGAACCGGCTCTGCGCCTCCGGCATGGAGGCGGTCACCGCCGCCGCCCGCACCATCGCCGCCGGCGAGGCCGAGGTGGTCCTGGCCGGCGGCTCCGAGTCGATGAGCCGCGCCCCCTTCGTGCTGCCCCGCGCCGAACAGGCGCTGCCGCTGGGCGCGGAGATCTTCGACACCAAACTCGGCTGGCGGATGACCAACCCCCGGATGCGCGAGCTGCACGGCGTGCTCTCCATGGGCGAGACCGCCGAGGAGGTCGCCGTCCGCCACAACATCACCCGCGAGCAGCAGGACGCCTTCGCCCTGCGCAGCCACCAGCGGGCGGCCGACGCCCGCAAGGACGGCCTGTTCGACGCCGAGATCGTCCCGGTGACCCTGGCCGACGGCTCCGTCGTCAGCGAGGACGAGTCGATCCGCCCGGACACCACGCTGGAGAAGCTGGCCACGCTCAAGCCGGTCTTCCGCAAGGGCGGCACCGTCACCGCGGGCAACTCCTCGCCGATGAACGACGGCGCGGCCGGCCTGTTGCTGGTCAGCGAGGAGGCCCTGGCCGACCTCGGCCTGGAGCCGCTGGGCCGCTATGTGGCGGGTGCCAGCGCCGGGGTCGACCCGGACGTCATGGGCATGGGCCCGGTGCCGGCCGTACGCCGGGTGCTGGACCGCACCGGGCGCAGCGTGGACGACCTCGGCACCGCCGAGTTCAACGAGGCCTTCGCCGCCCAGGCCCTGGCCTGCGTACGGCAGTTGGGGGTGGACCCGGAGCTGGTCAACCCGCAGGGCGGCGCCATCGCGCTGGGCCACCCGCTCGGCGGCTCCGGCGCGCGCATCCTCACCACACTGCTGCACCGGATGGGCCGCACCGGCGTCCGGCACGGCCTGGCCACCATGTGCGTGGGCGTCGGCCAGGGCACCGCGGTTCTGGTGGACCGTGACTGA
- a CDS encoding nitric oxide synthase oxygenase yields the protein MLAAAEEFVRHFDREGPVNGETGYPDGVEARLREVRAAVSAHGSYEHTPEELTFGARVAWRNSARCIGRLYWHSLTVRDLRWARHPDDIAEQCSEHLRLATNKGRIRPVVSVFAPDRPGRPAARILSPQLVHYTDDPDSARLLARARDLGWQGGKEPFDLMPLLVQAAPYRRPEHYDLPPDAVLEVPLSHPHHAGFADLGLRWYAVPAVSDMTLEIGGISYPAAPFNGWYMGTEIGSRDLGDVDRYDLLPAVAELFELDTSSPRKLWRDRALVELNLAVLHSYQDAGVTISDHHTESVRFLAHIERERRHGRPVPSEWSWIVPPLSGSATAVFHRTFDPPDPKARPAYLRRSPTDPWGPAL from the coding sequence GTGCTGGCAGCCGCCGAGGAGTTCGTCCGCCACTTCGACCGCGAGGGCCCGGTGAACGGCGAGACCGGCTACCCGGACGGCGTCGAGGCCCGGCTGCGCGAGGTCAGGGCCGCCGTCTCCGCCCACGGCAGCTACGAGCACACCCCGGAGGAGCTGACCTTCGGCGCCCGCGTCGCCTGGCGCAACTCCGCGCGCTGCATCGGACGGCTCTACTGGCACAGCCTGACCGTGCGCGACCTGCGCTGGGCCCGGCACCCCGACGACATCGCCGAGCAGTGCAGCGAGCATCTGCGGCTGGCCACCAACAAGGGCCGGATCAGGCCCGTCGTCAGCGTCTTCGCCCCGGACCGGCCGGGCCGTCCGGCGGCCCGCATCCTCAGCCCGCAACTGGTCCACTACACCGACGACCCGGACAGCGCCCGGCTGCTGGCCCGGGCCCGCGACCTGGGCTGGCAGGGCGGCAAGGAGCCGTTCGACCTGATGCCGCTGCTGGTGCAGGCCGCGCCGTACCGCCGCCCCGAGCACTACGACCTGCCGCCGGACGCAGTGCTCGAAGTCCCGCTCAGCCACCCGCACCACGCGGGCTTCGCCGACCTCGGCCTGCGCTGGTACGCCGTCCCGGCGGTGTCGGACATGACCCTGGAGATCGGCGGGATCAGCTACCCGGCCGCCCCCTTCAACGGCTGGTACATGGGCACCGAGATCGGCTCGCGCGACCTCGGCGACGTGGACCGCTACGACCTGCTGCCGGCCGTGGCCGAACTCTTCGAGCTGGACACCTCCAGCCCGCGCAAGCTGTGGCGGGACCGCGCCCTGGTGGAGCTCAACCTGGCGGTGCTGCACTCCTACCAGGACGCCGGGGTGACCATCTCGGACCACCACACCGAGTCGGTGCGCTTCCTGGCGCACATCGAACGCGAGCGGCGGCACGGCCGCCCCGTCCCCTCCGAGTGGAGCTGGATCGTCCCCCCGCTCTCCGGCTCGGCAACGGCCGTCTTCCACCGCACCTTCGACCCCCCGGACCCCAAAGCCCGCCCCGCCTACCTCCGCCGCTCCCCGACCGACCCCTGGGGGCCTGCTCTCTGA
- a CDS encoding acyl-CoA dehydrogenase family protein, translated as MNLELGEEQAAVRRLAADFVDREIVPNAAAWDRAEEVDRGIVKKLGALGFLGLTIPEEYGGSGGDHLSYVLVTEELGRGDSSVRGLLSVSLGLVAKSIAHHGTEQQKQHWLPRLTSGDALGCFALTEPGTGSDAGNLRTRAVRDGDDWIIDGAKMFITNGTWAEVALVFARTGGDDPERAGHKGVSAFLVPTDSPGLTRTTVHGKLGLRGQPTAELAFDGVRVPHAAMLGAEGKGFGVAMSALAKGRMSVAAGCVGIIQASLDAAVAYSVQREQFGRPIASHQLVQEMIADIKVELDAARLLVWRVADLIERGQPFATESSVAKLYASEAAVKASNTALQVFGGYGFIDEYPVGKYVRDARVMTLYEGTSQIQKLLIGRALTGVNAF; from the coding sequence GTGAACCTGGAGCTGGGCGAGGAGCAGGCCGCCGTACGCCGGTTGGCCGCCGACTTCGTCGACCGCGAGATCGTACCCAACGCCGCCGCCTGGGACCGGGCCGAGGAGGTCGACCGGGGAATCGTGAAGAAGCTCGGCGCGCTCGGCTTCCTGGGGCTGACCATCCCCGAGGAGTACGGCGGCTCCGGCGGCGACCACCTCTCGTACGTGCTGGTCACCGAGGAGCTGGGGCGCGGCGACTCCTCCGTGCGCGGCCTGCTGTCGGTCTCGCTCGGCCTGGTCGCCAAGTCGATCGCGCACCACGGCACCGAGCAGCAGAAGCAGCACTGGCTGCCCCGCCTCACCTCCGGCGACGCCCTCGGCTGCTTCGCCCTGACCGAGCCCGGCACCGGCTCCGACGCGGGCAACCTGCGCACCCGGGCCGTCCGCGACGGCGACGACTGGATCATCGACGGCGCCAAGATGTTCATCACCAACGGCACCTGGGCCGAGGTCGCCCTGGTCTTCGCCCGCACCGGCGGCGACGACCCGGAGCGGGCCGGACACAAGGGCGTCAGCGCCTTCCTGGTGCCCACCGACTCCCCCGGCCTGACCCGCACCACCGTCCACGGCAAGCTGGGCCTGCGCGGCCAGCCCACCGCCGAGCTGGCCTTCGACGGCGTCCGGGTGCCGCACGCGGCCATGCTCGGCGCGGAGGGCAAGGGCTTCGGCGTCGCCATGTCCGCGCTGGCCAAGGGTCGGATGTCGGTGGCGGCGGGCTGCGTCGGCATCATCCAGGCGTCGCTGGACGCGGCCGTCGCCTACTCCGTCCAGCGCGAGCAGTTCGGCCGACCGATCGCCTCGCACCAACTGGTGCAGGAGATGATCGCCGACATCAAGGTCGAGCTGGACGCTGCCCGGCTGCTGGTCTGGCGGGTCGCCGACCTGATCGAGCGCGGGCAGCCGTTCGCCACCGAGTCCTCCGTCGCCAAGCTCTACGCCTCCGAGGCGGCCGTCAAGGCGTCCAACACCGCGTTGCAGGTCTTCGGCGGCTACGGCTTCATCGACGAGTACCCGGTCGGCAAGTATGTCCGCGACGCCCGGGTGATGACCCTGTACGAGGGCACCAGCCAGATCCAGAAGCTGCTCATCGGCCGGGCCCTGACCGGCGTCAACGCCTTCTGA